The genomic window CTGGTTTCACGGGCTTCCATGTAAACCGGAACCTTGGTAGTATCACTGGTTCACTTTTTTGATCCATCCTGCCGGATCGGCGTGCCTGGAGCGCGCTGTCGGCCATCACTCAGCTGGAGAACCGCGTCATGGCGCGTATTGCAGGCGTCAACCTGCCAGCCCAGAAGCATGTCTGGGTCGGGTTGCAAAGCATTTACGGCATCGGCCGTACCCGTTCGAAGAAGGTCTGCGAAGTCGCAGGCGTGGCTTCGACCACCAAGATCCGCGATCTGTCGGAGCCGGAAATCGAGCGCCTGCGCGCCGAAGTCGGCAAGTACATCGTGGAAGGCGATCTGCGCCGTGAAATCGGCATCGCGATCAAGCGCCTGATGGACCTGGGCTGCTACCGCGGCCTGCGTCACCGTCGCGGTCTGCCGCTGCGTGGCCAGCGCACCCGTACCAACGCCCGCACCCGCAAGGGCCCGCGCAAGGCGATCAGGAAGTAAGGGACCTATAAATGGCTAAGCCCGCTGCTAAGACCAAGAAGAAGATCAAGCGCGTCGTCACCGACGGCGTTGCCCACGTCCACGCTTCGTTCAACAACACCATCGTGACCATCACCGACCGCCAGGG from Stenotrophomonas sp. 704A1 includes these protein-coding regions:
- the rpsM gene encoding 30S ribosomal protein S13; translated protein: MARIAGVNLPAQKHVWVGLQSIYGIGRTRSKKVCEVAGVASTTKIRDLSEPEIERLRAEVGKYIVEGDLRREIGIAIKRLMDLGCYRGLRHRRGLPLRGQRTRTNARTRKGPRKAIRK